In Fibrobacter sp. UWR2, the sequence ATGCTCGAAGCGGGCATACACTTTTTACGCGCGAACAACGGCAACAACGCCACGCGCTACAACTGGCGCCACAAAATGACCGTCCACCCCGACTGGTACAACAACGTCTACACGCACGACTGGGCGAACACGGCACAGAAGGTCCTTGGCAAGATGCCCGGAATCGACGCCATGTACGCCTTCCAGCTCACGGGTTTCGCAGCAAGTTCCACCGACTACAACTTTGGCGACTGGAACTGGAAACAGGAACACGGTTTCTACGCGACACAAACGCTGGACCTCGCAGGCGGTGGTGAAGTATCCGAAGACGGCAAGGAACTCGTGAAGGCAGGCGACTACAAGCTCTACAACATGGAATGGCCCGCCGACTCCACCGTCGCGATTATCCCCTACTGGCGCGACGAGCTCAAGTTCGACATGAGCCGTTTCCAATACTGGAGCATGGACAACGAGATGGAAATCTGGCGCGGTACGCATTCCGACCTCGACCTGCCCGTCACGGGAGACTTCCTGGTAGAGCGTTACATCGATGTCGCCAAGAAGGCTCGTGCCCAATGGAAGGACATCAAGCTCACCGGCCCCGTAACAGCAAACGAATGGCAATGGTGTTCCATTGGTTCATATAACGAACAGGACCGTCCCAAGGGACCCGAACGCAACTACTGCTGGCTCGAATACTTCATCATGAAGGTCGCCGAGGAACAGAAGGCTTCCGGCGTGCGACTGCTCGACGTTCTCGACATACACTGGTACCCGAGCGAAAAGGATTACGAATCGCGCGTAAACTGGTACCGCGTACTGTTCGACACCACCTACAACTACCCCGGCGCAAACGGAATCAAGATGGTGAACGGCAGCTGGGACAACAACAACACCAAGGAATACATTTTCAAGCGCATCAACGACTGGCTCGACAAGTACTTCGGCGAAGGCCACGGTATCACGCTCGGCATCACCGAGACAAGCCTCATCGACGAAGACGACCCGATGGTCACCGCCCTCACCTACGCCTCGTTCATCGGCACCATGCAGGATAACGGCGTCGAGATATTCACCCCGTGGACATGGGGCAACGGCATGTACGAAACGGTCCACCTCTTCAGCCGCTACGGGCATGCAAACCGCATCGAATCCGTATCCACGAACGATTCGCTCGTCTCCGCCTACAGTTCCATTACCAACAAGGGCGACTCGCTCACCGTCATCTTCGTGAACCGCGCAGAGAAGGACGCGCAGGACGTGAACCTCAGCCTCGCGAACTTCGCCTCTGACGGGACGGTCAAAACGCTCACACTGCAGAACCTCCAGGGCGAGACTTTCGTATCGCACACGAACAACGCACTGAAAGAAGACGCGGCAGCAGCAAACGTGCAGGGCGGAGCCACGAGCGCAACGGGCGCCACCGCGAACAAGTTCTCGCTGAAGCTCCCCGCAAAATCCATCACCGCATTGTTGCTCACCACCGATACGCCAAAAGTCGTCGATTCTACCGACGCCATCAAGCCCGGCGACAGTCGCAGCATTGCGCACGTCACGGCAAGATACTACGTTACCGCCCAGGGCCGCACCATCACCTCACATGCAGTGGAAGGCATGGGCTCCACGCGCTATACACTCAGCAATGTACTCGGCCAAGTCATCGAAAGCGGCATCTGGAACCAGAAAAACTCTCTGAACATCAGTGTTCCGCACGCTGGCAAGTATATCCTGCGCATCGGCAAGCAGAATCACTCCATTACAGTGAAATAAGCCTGCGCATTTCCTATGATCTGACACAAAAGCCTCCGGCGAAACTGCCGGAGGCTCTTTGGTGTGGATAGCAGAGGAGCAAGCTATCTGGTAATATTGATCGGTCGTGCCTCGTGGTAACTACCGGTCGAAACCTTCACGATGTAGGTGCCTGCGGGCATCTCGCTCATGTCGAAGGTTTGCACGTGCCCGCCTGCGTTCTGGATTCCCGTCACCTTCTGGTCGATCAGCGCGCCGAATCCGGTAAACAGGCTCACCTTCACGTTGTCGTTTTGCGGGAGCGTGTATCGAACTTGAAGTTGCCCGCGACGGAACGCGACATTCATATGCGAGGGCGTGCCGTTCAAGCCGTACATCAGTGCGGTAGTCGACTCGCCATTGCCCTGCTCGTTCGTGAGCGTGATCGTCACCTTGAAGAGTACCGCCTTCCCGTTGTACTGGAGGCCCTGCGTAAACTTGTATGTATCACCGTTGTTCACGCGGTTCGGGTAGTGCCCGATGGAGAGCGTCCCCTTCGCGATATCCGCTTCGCTAAACACGTAGGCGTTTTCGCCCCATTCCACCACGTTGCCCGTCTTGCCGAACCAGTGGCCGGGTGCGTTCGCGGTAGATTCGGTTACGTTGTTCCCGCTGGGTTCCTGCGCGAAGAAGGTTGCCTGCGTGAGTGTATTAGCGGTGAGTCCGAGCTTGCTTGCAACTTCGGCGACGTCGAATGTTGCGGTAACCGGAGCGTAGTTGTCGTCGATGGGGAGAGTCACCTTGATGTCGTATGTCGCTGCGGTGGTTGCTGGCACAACGCTGCTGCTCGAGCTCGTGGGCTTCTCGCTGCTCGAAGAAACCGGGTTCACACTGCTGGAACTCTGCGCGACACTGCTGCTCGATGCAACGGGGGCATCGCCAATTTCAGGCCACTTGTAATCCAGTTTGAAATCGTTGTAGTATTTCGTATTCGCGTCGCCTGCGCCGTTGATTCCTTCCTCGGGCTTGAGGCGGTAATCGTAGTGGTAGGTGCGCATGTCGGGGTTTTTCGAGTAATTGTAGTCGGTGTTCACGACGATGGCGAAGGCCATCTTGCTGCCGCCCGTGCTGCTCGGGGTCTTCGCGATTTTAAGGATGGCGGTCTCGTTGCCCTTCACGGGTGTGCTGTACACCGGCGTGCCGTCCGTGGCGCGGTAGGCAAGCACCAGTCGCATGTTTTCGTTCGTGGAGTGCGAGCCGTTCGGATAGAGTGTCATGCTGATTTGCGTCGCTCCGTCCTTGAGCTTGAGCGGGATTACGTTAGAGCCCGACCATCCCGGAGTCAAGTCCTGGTTCGGCACCCAGTCGCCGTTGCTAACGGTGACGCTCTGGTACGGAGTCATTTTCCAGGTGTAGCTGTATTTGCCGTTGTCCCAGTAGTCCTGTTCCCAATACGTATTGCTTCCAAAATTCTGGTTCAGCAGGTTCTTGATTTCGTTGGACCACTTTTTCATGTCGAGCATCGCGAGCCTAGCGCGGAATTCCGTAATGAGCCTGCGCACGCCCTCGTCACCGAGGCCGATGTCGAGCCCGTAAGTTTCGAGCAGGTAGGTCGTCTTGCCGTAGGCGTGGCCGTACACCCAACGCACGGACCCCGTACCGAGCCATGTGCCCATGAACGTGGGGAAAATGTTGCTGTACTGTGCACCGCCCAGGAGTGAACGCTGGTTCTTGCCGGTAACGCCCTGAGCGCCGGGGCCACCGAAGGTACCGTCGATGAGCCAGCCCGAGTAACATTCGATGGGCATGAAGGGCGCAATCACCGTCGCCGCGTTCAGGAATCCCATGCCGCTATAGACGCCTTCGCGGTGGCTGAACATGTCCTGCTGAATCCAGGTGTTGCCCGCTTCCTGGAACCAGTGCGCCTCCTTTGCGCCAGGGTAGCCGTTCGTCATCGAGTGGATGCCCTCGTGAATCATCGCGTCCATCTGCGCCACGCGATCGCGGTAGGGGCAGCTCGTGTTGAAACTGTACAGCGGGTAGAACGATGCCGCGACGGCCGTGTAGCCCGCAACCCATGTCTGCCATCCGCCGGTGGTGTCGGTCTTTGCGCCGCCCGCGCACGTGCCCGAGCCGTAGTAGTACACGGCGCTGTACTGGCCGTCCTGTGCCTGTGCGTCAGGTGCCCAGCCCATCTCGTTATAGAGGTACTCGAAGTCGGTATCGTATTTCTTGAGGATGCTGTCGATAGTCACGTCGGTAATGCGGCTGTCGCGATCCTTGCCCCAGTAGAAGGCCCACCACTTGCCGGCCTTTTTGCCGGTCACGCCCGAACAGTTGTTGTTGAACTTGGTGGGCGGCTTGATTTCACCCAGGTTCGACTTGGTGTCGTAATCGAGGTCAGAGCGGTAGGCGGGCCATGTGTAGGCGTCCCCTTCCGCAGCGGAGGCCATGACCCCCATCCCTGCCGCGAGCGCTGCCGCGGCTATCCATCCCATACACTTTTTTTGCATAACACACTCCAGTTTTGATGCTACGCAAGAAATAGGTTTTTGAACCCGGAAATCCTAGATTTGGGGATTCCCCCAGAAAAGATTCCGTGTTGAGGGTGTGTAAAAAATTTTCTGGGACCATTTTGTGTAAGAATTTCTATAATCAAAACAGATTTTCAAGACAATTCTGCAAAACATATTGCTTTTTGTGTAAAAATTTTATATCTTAAAAGACATGAGTATCGCCCTGGAACATCTGTTTGACTACGATGACTTCCGCAAGTTCATGCAGGACTATTTCGAAGAGCAGAAGAAAATGCGCTCCGTGTTTTCGCATCGCTTTTTTGCGGCGAAGGCGGGTTTCAGCAGTTCGTCGTACTGCCTGAACGTAATCCGCGGGCGCTTCAATCTCACGCCCAAGTCTATCGAGAAAATTTCGAAGGCGATGGATTTTGAGCCCCTGCAGAAGGCATACTTCGAGGCGCTGGTGCAGTACAACCAGGCGCAGCAGGTGGACGAGCGCGACCAGGCGTGGGAACAGATTCTGCAGATCCGCAGGCAGATTGAGTTCACGCACGTGACGACGCGCGAGCAGGCCTACTTTAGCAAGTGGTACTATCCGGTGATACGCGAACTTGCGGTGGAATCGGACTGGAACGGCGATTTTCGCGTGCTGGCCCGCTCGCTTACCCCGCAGATAACGACGGAGGAGGCCCGCGAGGCGGTGAAGAACCTGCTGGAATGGGGCCTGTTGAAAAAGGATGGCGAACGTTATGAGCGCGTATCGCAGATGCTCGATGCCGCGGAAATTCCGCCAATTGCCCTCCGGAAAATCCGCCGCGAGTATATACAGCATGCGATTGGTGCAGTGGAGGCCATGCCGAAAAACGAACGCTTTGCCGCCTTCACGACGCTTGCGATGAGCGAGAAATCCTATAATTATGCGGTAGAGGTATTGGAAGAGGCCCGCAAGAAGATTATTGCGCGGGCAGCTAACGACCTGGATGTGGAGCGCGTTTACGAGATGATGCTCGTGGCATTCCCGATGAGCAAGAAAGTCGGAACGGAGGTTGAAAGATGAAACGTTTGATTGTTTATCTAAAACAGCCTGCCATTTGCCGCGCGTGGGCGCTCGCTTTTGCCGCATCCCTTGCGTTTTTTGCCTGCTCGAACGGCGACGATGTTGCGGGCGGCGTTACCGATATCGGGAACTCTATTGCTCGAGAACCGGATACGACAAAGATTGCAGGGACTGTTGTCGACATGCAGGGCAACAGGATGCCTGCCGCGCGCCTCACGCTGTATTGGGATAACGGTTATGCAATTGAGGATTCGCTGGAAGCTGTTGCCGATTCGAATGCTCAGTTCGAATTCAGGGTCGCAAGCACTGACATGCATGGCTATCTGCAAAACGGGCGGACGACCGTCATCCAGTATGCGGATTCTGCAAGGGGCGTGGTAAATGCGTTTGCGGGCGTTTATCTGTATGCACGGTCGGGTTCCCTTTCGGGAATCTCGCTTCCGCCGAGTGGAAAGGCTACCGAGGTCCGTATCGGGTCGCGCAAGGCCCTGCGCGGGAGCATGTCCGGCGTGGCTTCGGGCAAGGTTCACATCGGCGGAACGAATCTTAGCGCCGACATACAGGAAGATGGCTCGTTCAGTTTCGATTCCATCCCGCCGGGAATGCAGGAAGAATTAATTTATTCAGAAAGCGATTCCGTGCTGGGCTATATTCCGTTTACCATACAAGATGAAGGCGATACCGTTGTCCTCCCGCAACTTGAAAACTACGACGGTTTCCTCTGGAACCTTGACCTGCCTATGCTTGCGGATGCGTACGGGTTTAGCTCTTACCATACCGATTATGTTGTTAGGTTCGATACCAGCCGCAGTGCGGTAGATATCAATATGGCTGGTGACGAGCAGGTGTTCGGCCATAACGGCAAACTGGCGGACAGCGTGAATTACGTGGATGGCGTAAAGGGCAAGGCCGTGCTCCTGGAACCGGGCCAGTATATCGATCTCGATACCCTCAACCCGACCGGTGGCGACTTTACGCTTTCGCTCTGGACAAAATGGAACGGCCCCAACGGTGAGCACCAGGTGCTGTTCTGCCAGCGCGCTTACTGGAGCGATTCTACGTCAAGGTTCCAGTGGCACTACGAGGTAAATAGCGGTTCGTTTGCCGTAATGAAGAGCATGCCGGGCAGGCCCGAGGCGGTATTCTTCGGGGATTCGACCAGCGTGCCTGTTGGCGAGTGGGCGATGCTCACGCTCGTGTCCAGGGACCACAAGGTAAGCATGTACGTGAACGGCAAACCCGTAGCGATTGCGGGTAGCGACGGTACTGAATTTGCAGGCGAGTTCGTGCCGAACGAACTGACCCGCAGCGTCCCCTTCCGCATCGGCGGCGACGAAATCGAGACCGAAACCTGGAACGGGCCGCTCGATGAAATCCGCATTGAATCGATTGCCCACAGCCCCGAGTGGATAAAGATCCGGTACGACAATCTGAAGCCATAAAAAGCAACATATTCGCTTTTTTCAAAAAATTACTCCAAAAGGCTTGACAGAGCCCCTATGTTTAGTATATATTTGTGCAGTAAACATTCGTGCACAAGGTTTTACGGCATAGAGGAAGCCCCATGATCGAAAGAATTAAAGGTATTCTTGCAGAAAAATCCCCCACTTTCGTGGTCGTGGACGTGAATGGAGTCGGGTACGGCGTGAACATTTCGGCCTATACCGCAGGCAAGCTACCCGAAATCGAAAACGAGGTGACGCTCCATACCTACCTCGCCGTACGCGAAGATTCGATGACGCTGTTCGGATTTGCCGACAAGACCGAAAAAGACATTTTCCTGATGTTGCTCGACGTGAACGGAGTCGGCCCCAAGATGGCGCAGCGCATCCTGAGTGGAGTCTCCCCCGCCGACCTCCTGAACATGATTGCAAGCGATAACAAGGCCGCACTTTCAAAAATCAAGGGCCTCGGCAAAAAGACCTGCGAACAGATGACGCTCAGCCTCAAAGAAAAGGCAGCAACACTCCTGCAGGCGCTTGGCAACGTAGATGGCTCAGGCGTTACCAGCATAGGCACCCTCACCGGTGCCAAAATGGAAGCCGTCCTCGCCCTTCACACGCTCGGCGTGAAGGACCCGGCAGCAGAGAAGGCCGTCGTGAAGGCGGCAGAAATCCTGGGCGACAGCGCCGATGCCGCAGCCCTTATCCCCGAGGCGCTGAAGTACTTATAAAAAATTTATGAATCCGGCTGGCCATCGGCCATCAGGATGACAGGTCATAACATGGAAGACAACCGCATCATTTCCCCGCAGAAGAGTTCCTTTGACGACAGCGATTCAGACAAGAATCTGAGACCGCCCAGCCTTGCCGAATTCACCGGCCAAGAAGACATCAAGGAAAGTCTTTCCATCGCCATCGAGGCTGCCAAGCACCGCGGTGACGCTCTTGACCATTGCCTTTTTGCGGGGCCACCGGGCCTCGGCAAAACCACCCTCGCAGGCATCATCGCCAAAGAGATGGGCGTAAACATCCACATTACCAGCGGGCCCGTGCTCGAGAAGGCAAGCGACCTCGCCGGGCTACTCACGAGCCTGCAGGAGAACGACGTGCTGTTTATCGACGAAATCCACCGTCTGAACCGCACCGTCGAGGAATACCTCTACCCCGCCATGGAAGATTTCCGGCTCGACATCATGCTGGATTCGGGCCCAGCAGCACGTAGCGTGAACCTGCCGCTCAAGCACTTCACCCTCGTTGGCGCCACGACCCGCAGCGGGCAACTGACCGGACCGCTCCGCGACCGCTTCGGCCTTCAATACCGACTGGAACTCTACAACGAGAAGGACCTCGTCAAGATCCTGATGCGTAGCGCTGGTATTCTGGATATTGAACTTTCGGAAGATGCCGCAAGAATGCTCGGCGGCAGGTGCCGCGGGACTCCCCGAATCGCGAACCGCGTGCTCCGGAGATGCCGCGACGTGGCACAAGTTCGCGGAACCGGCATAATCGACGTACAGGCCGCAAGCAAGACTCTCGACATGCTCGGAATAGACAAGGAAGGCCTGGACCCGACGGACCGCCGTATCCTTTCTACCATGATGGACATGTTCGATGGCGGGCCCGTAGGTATCGGCACCATCAGCGCCGCGATGGGCGAAGAGCCTAATACCATTGAAGAAGTTTACGAACCCTACCTTATACAGAAGGGCCTCTTAAACCGCACCCCCCGCGGGCGAATCGCCACACGCAATGCCTATGAGATGTTCCACAAGAAGATTCCCCAGAATCTCGACCCCGCCTTAGACCAAATTAACTTGTTCTAAAGTTCAGCGGAATTCCGGTGCGATCGTCATCACGAGATTCACGCCATGTAGACCATGGAAACCCAGTTGTACGCGGAACCAGTACATATCCGGTCTGCGCACGCGTACTCCAAATCCCCAGGAATTGTAGAACCGGTCGAACGACCATTCCTTGAATCCTGGTGCATGCATCATATACTCATTGAAAAGGACCCCATCGACGTAATAGTCGATAGGCCAGCGGTACTCCATGCTCAGGCTCATCACATGGCGGGTGGACCATGCATTGCCATAACCTCGGAACGGGAATCTCGGACCAACAATCGTGTACGCATCGACAGCCGCATGGCCCTGTTCCATTTCCCAGATATCTACAAGGCGGTACTGTAGTGCAATGACGCGACGTTCAAAAAGCGTCTCGCGTACATTTTCCGGGCGCCACATGCGCAAGGCGGCATCCCAGTTGAAGTCCGTATAGAACCGCCTGTTCTGCCGAGCTTCCTTTCTCGAAAAGTGGAATGTTTCCGCCTTGCCGAAATAGAAGTAATGCTGCAGCAAGACCTCGGTACGCATGTAGTCATGGTTCGCCCCATCGTCTACAATCGACTCCGACGCCCTGGTTCCAAGCGCATTCGAAAGATCCTGCCTCGAGATTCCGCTGTACTCACCCACAAAGACATAGCGTGCCGAGAGTTGCATACGGCTACCGCGGCTCGGCGTAAACGGGAAGTCGAGGTTATCGAACAGGATGGACGCCTCTACCGGATACTGCATAAAATGCTGGTACAACCCGTGGTCGCCGACATAGAACTTATCGTCGACAAGGATACTATCCTGCGTCTTGTTCGGGAAGTCATGCCTCTTGAAATCAACACGGCCATTGAATTCCAGGCTCCAGCGGCCATCGCTTGTCAAAGGCAAGCCGGTACGAAAATCGAACGTCATCGAGGAATCCGGCATTATGAACGATTCCTTCGTTCCCGGAATGATAAACCGGGCATCACTGTCCCAATACTTGCGGAAGCGGAGTCCCCCCAGAAGCCTCGTGCCAAAAAGCTGGTGCTTCGTGTATCGCAGATCAATATACCAGTCACCGTTTGCAAAGTACTGTGGCGACAGAACAAGATAGTCCTTGTCCAAGAACAGGCTCCGGTGGCGGTACGTAAAGCCGAGCATCGTAGTATTGCCCGGTTTCAAGTTCATTATCGGGTACAGGAGTACGTTACGCTTCTCGCCGAACGTAATAAGGTCAATGGATGTTTCGATAACACCATTATCAAAGGCATACTTGATAGGCTGCGCTATCGGATAGACGGCTCCGTTCAGGGCAGGCTGGATAATGTGCTCGAAAGGCCATACAAAAAAACGGGACCAGAAAGAAGACCCCGTATCGACTGTCGCGGTATCATTCGAGACAACAGCCGAATCCACGGAAGCAGCAGACGAGGCCGTAGAATCCGCGGTCTGCGCCACCGAGAAAACAGCCATAAACGCCAACGAGAGCAAAAGACTTCTCGGGCGCACAAATCCGATACCGATGTCTAACCATCTAGCCATCGTGAAATAATTTATAATAATTGAGAGCGGAATGTTAGCCGTCTTTTTCGCGAAGCGGGTCGAACCTGTTCAGAAGCAGGCAAATGAGGGCGTATACAGAGCCTCCCGTGAGGCCCCCCAGGAGATCGGCCACCAAGTCGAGCGGGCTACAGTCGCGGCCCTCGACAAAGCTCTGGTGGAATTCGTCGGTACAGCCATAGGCGACAACGAGTGCCGTCACGACAAGGACCCGCAGCCACTGCCTCTTGGACCATTGGGCGCGAGACCACCACATGGCAAAGCAGCCCGCAAGCGTCGCATATTCGCAGAAATGCGCCAACTTGTCCCAGACCTGCGGAAGGTCTTCCAGCTGCTCGTTAGTAAGAGACGACAGTTTGAAGATAATTGCCATGCATAGCACGGCTGGCACGGCCCGGAAAAACGGGTATTTTTCAAATAGCGATTCAAACATCCTGCCAAGAAATGTAGAAAATAAATTAATGACAAAGGATTGCATTTCTTTTTTCTTGTGCGAGTATCGTTTTCCGGGTATAAAAAAATTTGCATGAGGGCCATTTTTCTACATTTACGCACATGAAAGCGATTACCCTGAAGGCCGGACGCGAGAAGTCCGCATTGCGTTATCACCCGTGGATCTTTAGCGGAGCCGTCGACGAGGTCGTCGGCGACCCTGCACTCGGCGATACCGTCGAGGTTTACAGCTACCGGAGCGACTTCCTGGGTCTTGCGGCATACTCGCCCAAGTCCCAGATCCGCGGGCGCTTCTGGACATTCGGCGAGAAGGGCAACATCGACCGAGAATTCTTCAGCGACCTGCTTGACCGGGCGATTGCCGCCCGCAAGAGCCGCGGCTTCGACATCGAGGACAAGGAGAGCGCATTCCGCCTCATCAATGCGGAAAACGACGGTATCCCCGGATGCATCATCGACAAGTATGCCGACATCTACTCGGTGGAAATCCTTGCCGCCGGTGCGGAAGTCCACCGCAATACGATTTACGAACTCCTCGCCGAAAAGACGCACTGCCGAGGCATCTACGAGCGCTGCGATTCAGACGTGCGCAAAAAAGAAGGTCTGCCGCTCCGTACGGGAGTCGTGTACGGCGAGGTGAGCGACGAGCCCGTCATCATCAACGAGAACGGTATCCTCTTCCCCATCGACGTGAAGAACGGGCACAAGACGGGCTACTACCTCGACCAGCGCGACGCACGCCGCCGCATCGGCGAGCTTTCAAAGGGCAAGAAAGTTTTGAACTGTTTCTGCTACACCGGCGGATTCGGGCTATACGCCCTCCGTGGCGGTTGCGAGAAGGTATACCAGGTGGATGTTTCCAAGGACGCCCTCAAGCTCGCGAAGGAAGGCATCATGCGCAACAAGCTCAGCACCACGCATGCAACGCATGTAGAAGCGGATGTATTCCAGTACCTGCGCAAGTGCCGCGACAAGGCTGAAACATTCGACCTCATCGTGCTGGACCCGCCCAAGTTCGTAGAGAGCAAGGACAACCTGCAGAAAGGCGCCCGCGGGTACAAGGACATCAATCTGCTCGCCATGAAGCTCTTGGCCGAAGGCGGCATGCTCGCGACTTTCAGCTGCTCCGGACTCATGGAAATGGACTTGTTCCAAAAGATTATCGCGGATGCCGCCGCCGATGCGAGACGGCGCGTTCAAATCATTGAACGCTTCGGCCAGCCCGCCGACCATCCCGTAAATACGGCCTTCCCCGAAGGCCAGTACCTCAAGGGATTGCTCGTACAGGTGGTCTAATTTTTCACACAAAAAAGATGCCCGACCAAGTCGGGCATGACTTTTACACTCGGGCAAGATAACCCTACTTTTTAAACCGCAGGATTTCCGTGCGGTTTTTGCTTTGTACGGCAATGTGGTAAATGCCTGCAGGCAAGGCCTGCACATCAAATGTTGCCGAGCGCATTGCCCTGCGGAGCATCACCTCGCGGCCCTGCAGGTCAAGGATGCGTACCATCGCACCTTCGACAAAGCCGCTGCCGAGTTCAACAAACAGATGATTGTCGGCATAGTGGACAGAAGTTCCATACACGCTTGCGAAATTTCCAAGATACGGAAGTGCCGTCTTGCCGGTATCCGTTACAGAGGTATCTTTCTTCGTCGGAATTTCATCATCTTTGCCGAGCAAGCGCCACATCTGGTTCCATTCCCAGTCGTCAGCCCAGCTCTGCACCACGCGTTCGCCGTCAGTCGTCGCACGCAGGTACATGTCACTGTGCTGCATCTTCATGCGCACCACCGAGCCCTCGTAGCCGGACTGCTTTTCCATCACCACCTTCTGGTGACTGCCCGCGTTCCATTTGTACAGGCCCATCGTAATGCCCGCATCCTTCGATTCATTCGGGGTATCCAGCGACATGTCGCCAAAGTTGATACGGTAGGTTGTCGAAGAGAGCGGCGTAATCGTCACGACGGCATTGTCGCCACTGCAGTCGCCCAGCGCTAGCTTATCCTCGGATGTTCTCACCATGCACGTACCGAAATTCATCGACATGATGCGCACCGTATCGGGTTTCGCCGGCTTGGCCTGCCACACGCGCACCCAGTCCGCTTCAAAGTAGGCGGGCTTATCAGACGTGATTTCGATGTCATCGCCAGCCCAGCCTCCGATGGCAAGGTTCACGATAATATACTGCGCCGAGAGCTGCTTGATTTCGGTCGGGCGATTGTAGCTGGCAAACTTCTTGTCATCGAAATAGAAACTGAGTGTTGACTCGTCCCACTCCACGCCATAGTTGTGGAAGCCCGCGGAACGGTCCACGTCATCGTCCTTGTGCCCACCGAAAGAGGCCTCGTGGTCCCACGCCGAGCCATGACTGTTGTACCAGCTCGGGTCGGTGTAATGCAGGTAGTAATGGTGCTGCTTGCGCGAAGCCGGAATTTCAAGAATGTCGATTTCCGGTGGCCAGCCATCTTGCAGCGTCCAGAAAGCAGGCCACGTTCCCTTTTGCCACGGGGCCTTGAAACGGCCTTCAATATAGCCGTACTTCACTTC encodes:
- a CDS encoding glycoside hydrolase family 44 protein; protein product: MKKILTAVFVAGFATISTAAIDITVDTQKGVKKISPYLYGRNIDKISDGTAETDTTEEAFISQMLEAGIHFLRANNGNNATRYNWRHKMTVHPDWYNNVYTHDWANTAQKVLGKMPGIDAMYAFQLTGFAASSTDYNFGDWNWKQEHGFYATQTLDLAGGGEVSEDGKELVKAGDYKLYNMEWPADSTVAIIPYWRDELKFDMSRFQYWSMDNEMEIWRGTHSDLDLPVTGDFLVERYIDVAKKARAQWKDIKLTGPVTANEWQWCSIGSYNEQDRPKGPERNYCWLEYFIMKVAEEQKASGVRLLDVLDIHWYPSEKDYESRVNWYRVLFDTTYNYPGANGIKMVNGSWDNNNTKEYIFKRINDWLDKYFGEGHGITLGITETSLIDEDDPMVTALTYASFIGTMQDNGVEIFTPWTWGNGMYETVHLFSRYGHANRIESVSTNDSLVSAYSSITNKGDSLTVIFVNRAEKDAQDVNLSLANFASDGTVKTLTLQNLQGETFVSHTNNALKEDAAAANVQGGATSATGATANKFSLKLPAKSITALLLTTDTPKVVDSTDAIKPGDSRSIAHVTARYYVTAQGRTITSHAVEGMGSTRYTLSNVLGQVIESGIWNQKNSLNISVPHAGKYILRIGKQNHSITVK
- a CDS encoding DUF4859 domain-containing protein → MQKKCMGWIAAAALAAGMGVMASAAEGDAYTWPAYRSDLDYDTKSNLGEIKPPTKFNNNCSGVTGKKAGKWWAFYWGKDRDSRITDVTIDSILKKYDTDFEYLYNEMGWAPDAQAQDGQYSAVYYYGSGTCAGGAKTDTTGGWQTWVAGYTAVAASFYPLYSFNTSCPYRDRVAQMDAMIHEGIHSMTNGYPGAKEAHWFQEAGNTWIQQDMFSHREGVYSGMGFLNAATVIAPFMPIECYSGWLIDGTFGGPGAQGVTGKNQRSLLGGAQYSNIFPTFMGTWLGTGSVRWVYGHAYGKTTYLLETYGLDIGLGDEGVRRLITEFRARLAMLDMKKWSNEIKNLLNQNFGSNTYWEQDYWDNGKYSYTWKMTPYQSVTVSNGDWVPNQDLTPGWSGSNVIPLKLKDGATQISMTLYPNGSHSTNENMRLVLAYRATDGTPVYSTPVKGNETAILKIAKTPSSTGGSKMAFAIVVNTDYNYSKNPDMRTYHYDYRLKPEEGINGAGDANTKYYNDFKLDYKWPEIGDAPVASSSSVAQSSSSVNPVSSSSEKPTSSSSSVVPATTAATYDIKVTLPIDDNYAPVTATFDVAEVASKLGLTANTLTQATFFAQEPSGNNVTESTANAPGHWFGKTGNVVEWGENAYVFSEADIAKGTLSIGHYPNRVNNGDTYKFTQGLQYNGKAVLFKVTITLTNEQGNGESTTALMYGLNGTPSHMNVAFRRGQLQVRYTLPQNDNVKVSLFTGFGALIDQKVTGIQNAGGHVQTFDMSEMPAGTYIVKVSTGSYHEARPINITR
- a CDS encoding TIGR02147 family protein, with the protein product MSIALEHLFDYDDFRKFMQDYFEEQKKMRSVFSHRFFAAKAGFSSSSYCLNVIRGRFNLTPKSIEKISKAMDFEPLQKAYFEALVQYNQAQQVDERDQAWEQILQIRRQIEFTHVTTREQAYFSKWYYPVIRELAVESDWNGDFRVLARSLTPQITTEEAREAVKNLLEWGLLKKDGERYERVSQMLDAAEIPPIALRKIRREYIQHAIGAVEAMPKNERFAAFTTLAMSEKSYNYAVEVLEEARKKIIARAANDLDVERVYEMMLVAFPMSKKVGTEVER
- a CDS encoding LamG domain-containing protein codes for the protein MKRLIVYLKQPAICRAWALAFAASLAFFACSNGDDVAGGVTDIGNSIAREPDTTKIAGTVVDMQGNRMPAARLTLYWDNGYAIEDSLEAVADSNAQFEFRVASTDMHGYLQNGRTTVIQYADSARGVVNAFAGVYLYARSGSLSGISLPPSGKATEVRIGSRKALRGSMSGVASGKVHIGGTNLSADIQEDGSFSFDSIPPGMQEELIYSESDSVLGYIPFTIQDEGDTVVLPQLENYDGFLWNLDLPMLADAYGFSSYHTDYVVRFDTSRSAVDINMAGDEQVFGHNGKLADSVNYVDGVKGKAVLLEPGQYIDLDTLNPTGGDFTLSLWTKWNGPNGEHQVLFCQRAYWSDSTSRFQWHYEVNSGSFAVMKSMPGRPEAVFFGDSTSVPVGEWAMLTLVSRDHKVSMYVNGKPVAIAGSDGTEFAGEFVPNELTRSVPFRIGGDEIETETWNGPLDEIRIESIAHSPEWIKIRYDNLKP
- the ruvA gene encoding Holliday junction branch migration protein RuvA, whose amino-acid sequence is MIERIKGILAEKSPTFVVVDVNGVGYGVNISAYTAGKLPEIENEVTLHTYLAVREDSMTLFGFADKTEKDIFLMLLDVNGVGPKMAQRILSGVSPADLLNMIASDNKAALSKIKGLGKKTCEQMTLSLKEKAATLLQALGNVDGSGVTSIGTLTGAKMEAVLALHTLGVKDPAAEKAVVKAAEILGDSADAAALIPEALKYL